Sequence from the Saccopteryx bilineata isolate mSacBil1 chromosome 6, mSacBil1_pri_phased_curated, whole genome shotgun sequence genome:
GGATAACAATATGCACTCTGATCGCTAATCAATATGATTACCACTAGCATCTTTCAATTTAATCAACGCTTCTTATTGTCATCAACTTCATTAAATTTTTGGCAGGTAGGGGAGGAGACAGGGTGTAGGTAGCAGTATGAAGGATGGCAGCTGAATGACAAAACTATACAGccagaaaatgcaaagaaatggagTTGATGAAACACTCTGGCAAAGCAGTGAGACAAGAACTATCCATGTGCTCGCTTCAGCGGTACATATATTAAAactggaatgatacagagaagattagcatggcccctgtgcaaggatgacacgcaaattcgtgaagcgttccatattaaaaaaaaaaaaaaagaactatccaTGATGGAACTGCTTTCTTTGGTAACTCTGCCTCCCAGCACAACTGCCTCCTTACCCACGGATGGAGAAGCACGTGGCAGCACACACCATCTGCTtaacctttgagtagtatgaacgttcacgtatgtcctcgtgcctcctgatcatccagaggacaaaagtttttattttaaaaatgtgtaaggtgcctgaccaggtggtggcgcagtggatagagtgttggactgggacatagaggatccaggttcgaaaccccgaggttactggcttgagcgcgggctcaccagcttgagtgcagggtcgctggctaaagtatgggatcatagacatgacctcccggtcgctggcttgggcaaggggtcactctgctctgctgtagcccccctagtcaaggcatatatgagaaagcaatcaatgaacaacgaaggagttgcaatgaagaactgatgcttctcatctctctccctttctgtttgtccctctgtctctgtcacacaaaaaaacacacaaaaactttatttttatttttttaaattatttttatttatttatttattccattttagagaagagagagagagagagagagagagagagagagaggagggggaggagcagaaagcatcaactcctatgtgccttgaccaggcaagcccagggttttgaaccggtgacctcagtgttccaggtcaacgctttatccactgcgccaccacaggtcaggcacaaaaactttaaaaatgtgtaaggcaacattaaaaaaaggcaaatgtatgtttttcctgtttctataaattggttatcaaacaaacatgattttaagttaataaaactgtaactgggactaatttcattttttgaaaaatactcaGTCTCGGGGGTCAGTGAAcatgaaaaaaacctcactacttaAAGGGTTAAGGCCCTAGTTTCGCACCCTTGCACAACTCTATCTTTTAATAATTAAAGTGAGCATTATtgcataaaaatgtatttcttgtgGTCTGATTTCAAAGCATGAACAAGTGTGAATGAAAACCAGTGAAGTCTCCCTGTGCCGCCTCCCTGGGACCAGCCTTGAACCAGTTGGGTGATCAACAGCCACTGCTGAATATGCAAATCAGAGGCAGCCAAACTGGCAGAGAAGTCTCATCAAGCGGAGGTTGGCTCCTTGGGCTAGTAGCCTCAGCAGCATAACCTAGGGATCTCTGGAGCAGAGACAGGCAGAGGCTGAAACCGGAACTTGGGCCAAAGCACACTCTGGACCTCGTCAGAGTAACAGGACGGCAGGCGTGGATGTGGGCAGGCCGGGTGCTGTGACAGAGGAATAGGGAGCTGGCCCCAGGGGCAGTCTCTGAGTAAGCAAGTGGGAGAGGAGATCACATGGGGTACATACAACAGCTGGCGTGTCTCCCAGAGGAAGCACATTGTGCTGACGAGGAACACACAAATATGCCCATGGCTTGCTGCTTCTCCTGCTGGCCTGCCGATGTTGCTGAGAGGCCTGGCCCTCGGCAGGGGCAGGGGATACCACCGCCTCTGGGAGAGATAACGTGGTTCTTTCAATTCCTAGGAGTAGTAACCAAGCTACATTTCTAAAAGAGTTGTGAAAAGGACTTAGCACCCACTGGAAAGGGATACAAGATAATACGTGATAATTGTGTGAATTTTTTGACTCTTTGAACTGAGCCGAGGATAACCCAGAAGATTCTACTGTTCCTGCCAACCTACAGGGACCATGGTGAGGCCACATGACCTTATACCTCCTTAAGTACAGCACTCTTTATTCCTGAGGGCAGGgccaaagaggaaaagagaaagtaaggGAATTTGTTTGGAAAGACTAAAAGAtgttaagaaaaagcaaaaataaaaacaattaacataGTGCCAGACAGAGCAATTCAGACTTACCTGATCTGTTCCACCCTTTCCCTGATGGTCATTAAAATGGTCAAGCCCACTTCAATATCCAGGGACTAGCAATTACTTAAGGGAAATACAAGTATGGAATGCACTACAGCCAGTAAAAATCATACTGGGCAGGACACTTCATGACATGTTAAAAACAGCATATTATATGGCTCAATTTTAAGagaaatagttaaaaaataaattcaccaaTAATCTGCAACATGAACCAAAATGCTAATAGCAATTAGTTCTGAATTATAGAATTAGTACTgagttttttttctccccccatGCCTTTTGGGGGGGCATTTTTGAGTTTTAATAACCATGTGTTCATTTTCCAATCAGAAAAAAGCCATTATTTTGCAAGGGTTCAGGTTAAACACTGAGTAACACTATTTTAGACAACAGGCTTTGATGAAATTGGCCCCAAGGTATCTCTGATTTCAGGCTGCTGACAATTAACAATCCTGAACTTTTCCTTTGGGGTCACTAACCACCAGGGAATGCTAACTGCTGGGGATCCTGAACTTACGGGGCGTAGAGTGCCCTTGCCAGTTGCCTCCTTCTTTCCTCTGGAAAGGTCCAGGAACTCTGCGGAAGGCATTCAGCTGGACAGCTGGTAGAAAGatctatgaactttttttttctggaaggggCCAGGCAGTAGATGTTTAAGGCTCCGTGAGCAGCACCGAAGGAGCCGAGATACACacgagtgagtgagtgagtgagtgagtgagggagtgagggagtgagtgagtgagggagggagtgaggctGTGTTCCACTGAAACTCTGTCGACACATGTAGCCAGCTGACTCCTGAGAAACTCTGGGTTTCCTACGTTAGTTCTAGAAGCTCACGTGACTAGGTAAGGCCAAGTCAGTCCCTGCACAGAGATGGGTTGTTACTGAATGCCGCTCCTCAAGCTCTCCCATTGTGAGGTCGACTAGTGGGGACTGTTTACCCAAAGGAAGGGTATCCACCAtcataaaacttaacattttTGAGTCATTTAATATGTTGGTTTTCCCCCAGCTAAGCTAGGAGTACCTGAGGTTTGACAAATGAGCCtctgtattttaataacattGATGTATCATTCAGTGATACATAAATAGTATAAAAGGTGCTTGATGCCCCCTGGCTGAACACCGAATGAATGAGTGAGCGTCTCCCTCACCAAGTTGGTGTGAAATGCAGTTCTTGGGTGACACCTCTTGGGAACCACTCAAGCTTTGTCCAGGCAGACTCCACCTTGAATGGGACAATTTATGTCCTGCTCAAAAAAGACTCAGactgcctgacaaggcggtggcacagtggatagagcattggactgggatgccgaggacccaggtttgagaccccaaggtcaccagcttgagcgcgggctcatctggtttgagcaaggctcaccagcttggactcaaggtcgctggctcaagcaaggggttactcggtctgctgaaggcccgcggtcaaggcacatatgagaaagcaatcaatgaacaacaaaggtgtcgcaatgcgcatgaaaaactaatgattgatgcttctcatctctccgtttctgtctgtctgtccctgtctatccctctctctgtctctgtaaaaaaacacaaaaaacaaaaaacacccagaCCTTCTAGTAGAAATTGCTCCTCCCAGGTAGGAACTTCTAGAAGATGTCAACACAAAGAACCACAGAGCAGGTCTGGCCAAAGCTGTCCCGTCTAGAGGTTTCTTAGTTCTTCTCAATGACTTTTCATAGGAAAGAAGGTTTTCAAGTTGACGATGTTTCTGAGTCTATAGTTCTGCTTCATGGCACTTAGGTACCTCAACAACCTcctgcatccttttttttttttgcatacttTTGGCTAAGTGAAGGCACCCTTGGGGTTACTTTGTTATCTTTCTTGCTGTTTTGACACAGTCACAATCTTCATCATTCTCCACAAATGCAAAACATgcaaatgaagaagaaattacAGGTGGAAGTTCTGCAGCTTCTACATCCAGACTCTCCCCTCAAAGTGTCCCGAGGGAACAAACCTATAGCCCAACCTCAGGGTGAGACTCTGGAGAGGTCAAAATATTCACTCTCAAAGAGAAGGGAACTATTCCAACAGAAAGAGGCTGGGGTAAAAGCCAGTTCAGAAGATGGGTTTTTAAACAATACTAATAAACAAAGTATTTGCCTGAAATGTAGTAAGAGTCGGAATGCCTCAGGAGGTAAATGTTTTGCAGGATATGTGTGTACCTGTATAGATATGTGCACATAAGCACAGTCCAGAAACTATATACAGAATGCACACATATACTTGATTATActttttataagtaaatattaaCAGACACTGAAGATGTGTGTGCAATCCAGTGATCAGAAACCAAATCTGAGAGgcccccacctttctctcagTCCCAATGACAATTATTCCAGGTCACAGAAATTTCtgcacataaaaatgagaagaaaagctagacaataaaataaTCCAGAAAGAAATCCCAGGGCACCAGCCCACAGAAGCCAAAGGCCAGAACTTCTCTGAGGCTCCAGACAGGGCTGCTAGCCCTGGACACACTGGGGCTGGAAAAGAAAGGTTTTTCTCAGAGCCCAAGACACAAGAGCAcagtggggagtggggtggggtggggctactCACGCTGTCGTTGCTTCCTTTGTTGTCCTCATACTTGGTTTCTATATGAATGGAGAATTTCGGCAGAAAGGAACACTATGGAAAAAGAGATTAAGGTTTCATCAGcataccatttttttctcttttcacatcTCCAGTACAGCCTCTGGTGCTCTCTTGACTGTGTGGTCAGGAGCCCTGTTTGTGATCAGAAATACTGAAATACTTAGTTCGATATCCAAACTCAGACACGAAAAGCCACCTTTGGCAACATGAACACAATTTCACCCAGAAGTCAGGCTAGAGAGAATAAGCAAGGAATGGAGGCAAGTCGCTGAGGAGGACATTTCCAAAAGGATTGTTTTTTCATCCTTACACAGGCTTGAGAAAAGCAAACTCCGGAATCAGAGGCAATGCCAGTTCTAGGTGCTTACCTCTGGGAGCAGCTCCCACTGCTGCAACCTGAGGACCCAGCCTTGCCCTTTTATAAGTATTCACATAAAGCTAGGCAAGTGGAATAGTAGAACCTTAGGACCATATATTTGTAAAGTCGGACAGACCTGCCTTTTAGTTTTGGATCTATCACTTGATAGTTGTATGACAAGTTGTTTTAACTTTTCTGAACCCTAGCAGTATTAAAAAAGGAATACTAATTATTACCTAACAGTAACACTATGAGGGTTAAATAAAATCATGTTCTGGGCATACAGTCAGAATTCAGTATGGCTATGGCTGAGCCTGACATAATGGCAGCCCCTCTTACTGTCGCtgctggcacagtggagagaaacCCCAAATGCACATCACCCCCTACTGTTCCAGTCTCACTGAGTTACAGTCTACGGATCCAGTAGATATTGAGCCTTAAGTTAGCTGAAAAAGAGGATTTTGATGAATGTTCACCTAACCTCCCTCTTGCTGGCACTGAGCTGGGTTAACTTTCTTGGCTACCAGAAATGGGATCGAAGACTAATGGGTAAAAAGACCCAGCACTCCACCAGGAGCTGCAGGTGTTAAAGAAATGACAATTGGGCTGATACGCTCAGTCCCAAAAGTATGTCTTCTATATCAGGGACAGGTCTGAGTGTTTGCAAGttctaattcatttattccttGTAATCATCCCGTAaagtaggtactgttattatGACCCCACGctaaagataagaaaacaaaggcacagagaggttaagaataTGGctcacatggccctggccggttggctcagtggtagagcgtcggcctggcatgcaggggtcctgggttcgattcctggccggggcacataggagaagtgcccatctgcttctccacccctctccctctccttcctttctgtctctctcttcctctcccgcagcgaggctccattggagcaaggatggcccaggcgctgggaatggctccttggcctctgccccaggcggcagagcgacgccccggaggggcagagcgtcgccccctggtgggcagagcttcgccccctggtgggcgtgccggatggatcccggtcgggcgcatgcgggagtctgtctgactgtctctcccagtttccagcttcagaaagataaaaaaaaaaaaaagaaaaaaaaaaaaaaagaaagaaaatggttcacagccctggccagtggcttagcgGACAGACTGTTGGCCctgtgtatggacgtcccagggtttgattcctggtcagggcacttaggagaaaggaccatctgcttctcctcacctctgcctcctccttttcttcctcttcccctcccatagccagtggcttgatttgtttgcacgtggcccctggtgctgatgatagctccaatggagctcatcagcctcaggtgctaaaaatagctcagtactcaagcattggccctatatggggttgccaggtgaatcctggttggggtgcacatgggagtctgcctcactatctccctctcacctaaaaaaaaaaaggctcacaaTTGCACAGCCAGTAAATACTAGAGTCAGGACTGAAAATCTGGCGGTCTGGTCTAGGGACTATCCCCACTGGTTCTTGAAGTGGAGTCTCTGAACCTTTAGCAGAAGCAGCAGcctggaacttgttagaaataaatTCTTGGGGAAAGCGTATCTTAGAAGGCCCAGGTAACCAAGAGTTGGTGACTGGAAGGCGAAGATGGGCTGTGAGCGCCGCGCTGGACCTCGATGAGTTCGGGGCCACTGGCCCTTGCCGCCGTTCGACCCTTCTGGCTCCGCCCTGTTGGGCTTAGGACCCCTGTGCGGAGGTTTCCAGAGCCATCGCCTTGAGGACCATGTTGCTTCCGAATATTCTGATCACCGGTACACCAGGGGTTGGAAAAACCACGCTAGGCAAAGAACTTGCATCAAAATCAGGACTGAAATACATTAATGTGGGTGATTTAGCTCGAGAAGGGCAGTTATATGATGGCTATGATACAGAATATGACTGTCCCATTTTAAATGAAGATAGAGTAATTGATGAGTTAGAAAACCAAATGAGTGAAGGTGGAGTTATTATTGATTACCATGGTTGTGATTTCTTCCCTGAACGCTGGTTTCATATTGTTTTTGTGCTAACAACAGATAACAGTGAATTGTACAAAAGACTAGAAACAAGGGG
This genomic interval carries:
- the LOC136308109 gene encoding adenylate kinase isoenzyme 6-like, with the translated sequence MLLPNILITGTPGVGKTTLGKELASKSGLKYINVGDLAREGQLYDGYDTEYDCPILNEDRVIDELENQMSEGGVIIDYHGCDFFPERWFHIVFVLTTDNSELYKRLETRGYNEKKLHDNIECEIFQVLYEEALADYNEEIVRQLPSNNPKDLEDNINHILKWIEQWIKEHNH